A genomic region of Pseudomonas abietaniphila contains the following coding sequences:
- a CDS encoding YajQ family cyclic di-GMP-binding protein, producing MPSFDVVSELDKHEVTNAVDNAIKELDRRYDLKGKGSFEFTEKDLLIKMTAEEGFQLEAMIEILKLALVKRKIDVQCLELKDPFASGKVMKQEATLKEGIDKELAKKIVAHIKEAKLKVQAAIQGEQVRVTGKKRDDLQEAIAALRAKEFGMPLQFNNFRD from the coding sequence ATGCCCTCGTTCGACGTAGTGTCCGAACTGGATAAACACGAAGTCACGAATGCCGTCGACAACGCGATCAAGGAGCTGGACCGCCGCTACGATCTCAAAGGCAAAGGCAGCTTCGAGTTCACGGAAAAAGACCTGCTGATCAAGATGACCGCCGAAGAAGGCTTTCAGCTCGAAGCGATGATCGAGATCCTTAAGCTGGCGTTGGTCAAGCGCAAGATCGACGTGCAATGCCTTGAACTGAAGGATCCCTTCGCGTCCGGCAAGGTCATGAAGCAGGAAGCCACGCTCAAGGAAGGGATCGACAAGGAGCTGGCCAAGAAGATTGTCGCGCATATCAAAGAAGCCAAGCTCAAGGTCCAGGCTGCCATCCAGGGCGAGCAAGTGCGCGTGACCGGCAAGAAGCGTGACGACCTGCAGGAAGCCATCGCGGCCCTGCGCGCCAAAGAGTTCGGCATGCCGCTGCAATTCAACAACTTCCGCGACTGA
- a CDS encoding putative 2-dehydropantoate 2-reductase encodes MNTTLWHILGAGSLGSLWATRLVRAGLPVRLILRDATRLGAYASKGGLTLSEHGQRLTLDIAAQTVDDDEPIQRLLVACKAYDAERAVASIAPRLRPGAELLLLQNGLGSQDAVAALVPQTRCLFVSSTEGAFRDEDFSVVFAGNGFNWLGDAQNGAAPVWLNELSLAGIPHQWSSNILDRLWRKLALNCAINPLTVLHDCRNGDLLLHREEVDALCDELVEVLQTCGQPEAAVGLHAEVTRVIQATAANYSSMYQDVAQGRRTEISYLLGHVCTSARQHGCHAPYLNRIREQLIAHLQARGLPSN; translated from the coding sequence TTGAATACGACCCTCTGGCACATCCTCGGCGCTGGTAGCCTTGGCAGTTTGTGGGCGACACGACTGGTTCGCGCGGGGCTGCCGGTGCGGCTGATTTTGCGTGATGCGACCCGCCTTGGTGCTTACGCAAGCAAAGGCGGACTGACGCTCAGTGAGCATGGCCAGCGCCTGACGCTCGACATCGCGGCACAGACCGTCGACGACGATGAGCCCATTCAACGCCTGCTGGTGGCCTGCAAGGCCTACGATGCCGAGCGCGCCGTGGCGAGCATCGCGCCGCGCCTGAGACCCGGTGCAGAGCTTCTGCTGCTGCAAAACGGCCTCGGTAGCCAGGACGCCGTTGCCGCGCTTGTCCCTCAGACGCGGTGCCTGTTCGTTTCCAGCACGGAAGGTGCGTTTCGGGATGAAGACTTCAGTGTGGTGTTCGCCGGAAACGGCTTCAATTGGCTCGGCGATGCGCAGAACGGTGCCGCACCCGTCTGGCTCAATGAACTGAGCCTTGCAGGCATACCACACCAATGGTCGTCGAACATCCTCGACCGGCTGTGGCGCAAGCTCGCGCTGAACTGCGCAATCAATCCGTTGACGGTGTTGCACGACTGCCGCAACGGCGACCTGCTGCTGCATCGCGAAGAAGTCGACGCATTGTGCGACGAACTGGTTGAGGTGCTGCAAACCTGCGGCCAGCCAGAGGCTGCCGTCGGGTTGCACGCCGAGGTCACCCGGGTCATCCAGGCCACGGCAGCCAACTACTCCTCGATGTACCAGGACGTCGCGCAGGGTCGCCGAACGGAAATCAGCTATTTGCTCGGGCACGTTTGCACCTCCGCCCGACAGCACGGCTGCCATGCGCCCTACTTGAACCGGATACGCGAACAGTTGATTGCTCATCTGCAAGCCCGAGGCCTGCCGAGCAACTAG
- a CDS encoding sensor histidine kinase has protein sequence MPLRQRLENLPVGQKLLAALLVLLTTVLLVANLTFISAAYYISQEAMAPQALQTIGRLISNPGLSDQALSSPYNAQALLKELKNYTPLRAAAVYDTNGNRLAQVQQGDKLRLPDHYRNLESWRITEFRNTQVIPIPKPGQAPGHLLLVASSELPTAFYTGTLTASLGILIFSVLLWAGVARQIRRFITEPIYQLEQLSRRVTREENYALRAGTGNRDEIGSLAEAFNTMLSRMEAREQQLKRARDESQEAYDQAQGLAEETRHTNRKLELEVQVRSKIEKKLTGFQNYLNSIIDSMPSALIALDEQLYVTQWNQEAGALSGTPLDEALNQPIFLAFPPMKSFLPQIKQTVERHTVTKIERVTWVKGEVTRHYALTFYPLTGGAGRGVVIRIDDITQRLSLEDMMVQSEKMLSVGGLAAGMAHEINNPLGAIMHNVQNIRRRLSPDLPKNQEQAEQEGVELSAVNQYLSAREVPQLLDGIQQAGARAAKIVSHMLSFSRRSNRQMAPCDLPALIDQAVEIASNDFDLTIGFDFKGQNIIRQFDPKLGPVPGTANELEQVLLNLLKNAAQAIHQRENEKEPGRIILRTRLNPPWAEIQVEDNGVGMSEAVRKRTFEPFFTTKEIGQGTGLGLSVSYFIITNNHKGQMEVHSTLGQGTCFTLRLPLAGNPMNVPAPQIIGQNDRE, from the coding sequence ATGCCATTGCGCCAGCGCCTCGAAAACCTGCCGGTCGGCCAAAAGCTGTTGGCCGCCCTGCTGGTCCTGTTGACCACCGTTCTGCTGGTCGCCAACCTGACGTTCATCAGCGCCGCCTATTACATTTCCCAGGAAGCCATGGCGCCGCAGGCGTTGCAGACCATCGGCCGACTGATCAGCAACCCCGGCCTGTCAGACCAGGCGTTGTCGTCGCCGTACAACGCCCAGGCGCTGCTCAAGGAGTTGAAAAATTACACCCCGTTGCGCGCCGCCGCCGTGTATGACACAAACGGCAACCGCCTCGCCCAGGTTCAGCAAGGTGACAAACTGCGCCTGCCGGACCATTACCGCAATCTCGAAAGCTGGCGCATCACCGAGTTTCGCAACACCCAGGTCATTCCAATCCCGAAACCGGGTCAGGCGCCGGGCCATCTGTTGCTGGTCGCCAGCAGCGAACTGCCGACCGCTTTCTATACCGGCACGCTGACTGCCAGTCTTGGCATTCTGATCTTTAGCGTGCTGCTGTGGGCGGGCGTCGCGCGGCAGATCCGGCGGTTCATCACCGAGCCGATCTATCAGCTGGAACAGCTTTCGCGCAGGGTCACCCGCGAAGAGAACTACGCGTTGCGCGCGGGCACCGGCAACCGCGACGAAATCGGCTCGCTGGCTGAAGCCTTCAACACCATGCTGTCGCGAATGGAAGCCCGCGAGCAGCAACTCAAGCGTGCGCGCGACGAGTCTCAGGAGGCTTACGATCAGGCGCAGGGGCTCGCGGAGGAAACCCGCCACACCAACCGCAAGCTGGAGCTGGAAGTCCAGGTACGAAGCAAGATCGAGAAAAAACTCACGGGCTTTCAGAACTACCTCAACAGCATCATCGACTCCATGCCCTCCGCGCTGATTGCCCTGGACGAACAGCTGTATGTCACGCAGTGGAACCAGGAAGCCGGCGCACTTTCCGGCACGCCGCTGGACGAAGCGCTGAACCAGCCGATTTTCCTCGCGTTCCCGCCGATGAAGTCGTTCCTGCCGCAGATCAAGCAGACCGTCGAGCGCCACACGGTGACCAAGATCGAGCGGGTGACGTGGGTCAAGGGAGAAGTCACGCGGCATTACGCGCTGACGTTTTATCCACTGACCGGCGGCGCCGGGCGTGGCGTGGTGATCAGGATCGACGACATCACGCAGCGCCTGTCGCTGGAAGACATGATGGTGCAATCGGAAAAAATGCTGTCGGTCGGCGGACTCGCGGCGGGCATGGCGCACGAAATCAATAACCCGCTGGGCGCGATCATGCACAACGTGCAGAACATTCGTCGGCGTCTGTCGCCGGACCTGCCAAAGAACCAGGAACAGGCCGAACAAGAGGGCGTGGAATTGAGCGCGGTGAATCAATACCTCAGCGCGCGCGAGGTGCCGCAGTTGCTGGACGGCATTCAACAGGCTGGCGCGCGTGCGGCCAAAATCGTCAGCCACATGCTCAGTTTCAGCCGGCGCAGCAACCGGCAGATGGCGCCCTGCGACCTGCCGGCACTGATCGACCAGGCCGTGGAAATCGCCAGCAACGACTTCGACCTGACCATCGGGTTCGACTTCAAGGGTCAGAACATCATTCGCCAGTTCGACCCCAAACTCGGCCCGGTACCGGGCACCGCCAACGAACTGGAACAGGTCCTGCTCAACCTGCTCAAAAATGCCGCACAGGCCATTCACCAACGCGAAAACGAAAAAGAGCCGGGGCGCATCATTCTGCGTACCCGCCTGAATCCGCCATGGGCTGAGATCCAGGTAGAGGACAACGGTGTCGGGATGTCCGAGGCCGTGCGCAAACGCACCTTCGAGCCGTTCTTCACGACCAAGGAGATCGGTCAGGGCACCGGCCTCGGCTTGTCGGTCTCGTATTTCATCATCACCAATAACCACAAAGGCCAGATGGAAGTGCACTCCACCCTCGGCCAGGGCACCTGCTTCACGCTGCGCCTGCCATTGGCGGGCAACCCGATGAACGTGCCCGCCCCACAGATCATTGGTCAGAACGACCGGGAGTAA
- a CDS encoding cob(I)yrinic acid a,c-diamide adenosyltransferase — MGFRLSKIYTRTGDKGETGLGDGRRVTKDHPRVEAIGEVDTLNSQLGLLLAGLRDQVAAVPAMQEVIDALAPCQHRLFDLGGELAMPTYQALNAAEIERLETAIDLWNEELGPLENFILPGGSALIAQAHVCRSLARSAERRCQHLNAIEPLAGVGMAYINRLSDLLFVAARIIARRQGVAEILWEPAKKPE; from the coding sequence ATGGGATTTCGCTTGTCGAAGATTTACACGCGCACCGGCGACAAAGGTGAAACCGGGCTGGGGGATGGTCGCCGCGTGACCAAAGACCATCCTCGGGTTGAGGCCATCGGCGAAGTCGATACCTTGAACAGCCAACTGGGTTTGCTGCTGGCGGGACTACGCGACCAAGTGGCTGCGGTGCCCGCGATGCAGGAAGTCATCGACGCACTGGCGCCCTGTCAGCACCGGTTGTTCGACCTGGGCGGCGAACTGGCGATGCCGACCTACCAGGCGTTGAACGCGGCGGAAATCGAGCGGCTGGAAACAGCGATTGATCTCTGGAACGAAGAACTCGGGCCCCTTGAGAACTTCATCCTGCCGGGCGGTTCGGCGCTGATCGCTCAGGCACATGTATGCCGCAGCCTGGCCCGCAGCGCCGAGCGACGCTGTCAGCACCTCAACGCCATCGAGCCACTGGCCGGCGTGGGCATGGCGTACATCAATCGGTTGTCGGACTTGCTGTTCGTCGCGGCCCGCATCATTGCGCGGCGGCAAGGTGTGGCGGAGATTTTGTGGGAGCCGGCGAAGAAGCCTGAGTGA
- a CDS encoding Nudix family hydrolase: MKRVHVAAAVIRGTDGKILIARRADKQHQGGLWEFPGGKVEPDETVQVALARELKEELGIAVVAARPLIKIKHDYPDKQVLLDVWEVSSFTGEPHGAEGQPLAWVSNRELTSYEFPAANQPIVAAARLPGEYLITPDALETPKLLQGMQKAIAGGIKLIQLRAPNGYDPKYRDVAVDAVGLCAGKAQLMLKGPLEWLGDFPAAGWHLTSKQLRKYASKGRPFPEERWLAASCHNAEELSLAEQMGVDFVTLSPIQPTQTHPDAQPLGWEKARELIEGFSKPVYLLGGVGPAERQQAWESGAQGVAGIRAFWPDN, translated from the coding sequence GTGAAACGAGTCCATGTAGCCGCCGCGGTCATTCGTGGCACCGACGGCAAGATTCTCATTGCCCGACGCGCTGACAAACAGCATCAGGGCGGTTTGTGGGAGTTTCCCGGTGGCAAGGTCGAGCCGGACGAAACCGTCCAGGTAGCCTTGGCCCGTGAGCTGAAAGAAGAACTGGGCATCGCCGTCGTGGCGGCGCGCCCGCTGATCAAGATCAAACACGATTACCCGGACAAGCAAGTGTTGCTGGATGTCTGGGAAGTCTCCTCGTTCACCGGCGAGCCCCATGGCGCCGAAGGCCAGCCGCTGGCCTGGGTGTCGAACCGCGAGTTGACCAGCTATGAATTTCCAGCGGCGAATCAGCCAATCGTCGCGGCGGCGCGCCTGCCGGGCGAATACCTGATCACGCCGGACGCCCTCGAGACCCCGAAGTTGTTGCAGGGGATGCAGAAGGCGATTGCAGGCGGTATCAAGCTGATTCAATTGCGCGCCCCGAATGGCTATGACCCGAAGTACCGCGATGTGGCAGTGGACGCCGTCGGGCTCTGTGCAGGAAAGGCGCAACTGATGCTCAAAGGCCCGCTGGAGTGGCTGGGTGACTTTCCGGCCGCAGGTTGGCATCTGACAAGCAAGCAACTACGCAAATACGCCAGCAAGGGCCGTCCGTTCCCTGAAGAGCGCTGGCTGGCGGCCTCCTGCCATAACGCCGAAGAGTTGTCGCTGGCCGAACAGATGGGCGTGGATTTCGTCACGCTGTCCCCGATTCAGCCGACCCAGACGCATCCCGATGCGCAACCGCTGGGTTGGGAAAAAGCGCGCGAGTTGATCGAAGGCTTCAGCAAGCCGGTTTATCTGTTGGGCGGCGTTGGCCCGGCGGAGCGTCAGCAGGCGTGGGAGAGCGGCGCGCAAGGCGTGGCCGGGATCCGGGCGTTCTGGCCAGATAACTGA
- a CDS encoding glutathione S-transferase family protein yields MSLHLIIGDKRYSSWSMRPWLVLEMIGAPFTDQVIRLNQADTDRLIREHSPSGKVPALKSEHGTIIDSLAICEYLAELFPKAGVWPADTAARAQARSACAQMHSGFMGLRSNLPMDLRRDEALEVIPVEAQTDIDRVIALWAECRSASKESGPFLFGKPGIIDAFFAPVAVRLRTYRVELPADAAAYVETIYQWPAFKRWQQAGLEEG; encoded by the coding sequence ATGAGCCTGCATCTGATCATCGGCGACAAACGCTATTCCTCCTGGTCCATGCGCCCGTGGCTGGTGCTGGAGATGATCGGTGCGCCCTTCACCGATCAGGTCATCCGCTTGAATCAGGCCGACACCGATCGGCTGATCCGAGAACACTCGCCCAGCGGCAAGGTCCCTGCACTCAAGAGCGAGCACGGCACCATCATCGACTCGCTGGCGATCTGCGAATACCTGGCCGAACTGTTCCCCAAGGCCGGCGTATGGCCAGCTGACACGGCGGCCCGGGCGCAGGCGCGTTCGGCGTGCGCACAGATGCACAGCGGCTTCATGGGGCTGCGTTCGAACCTGCCCATGGATCTGCGTCGTGACGAAGCGCTTGAAGTGATTCCCGTAGAGGCGCAAACCGACATCGACCGCGTCATCGCGCTGTGGGCCGAGTGCCGTTCGGCGTCGAAGGAAAGCGGGCCGTTCCTGTTTGGCAAGCCAGGCATCATCGATGCGTTCTTTGCACCGGTCGCCGTGCGCCTGCGCACGTATCGCGTCGAGTTGCCAGCCGACGCGGCCGCGTATGTCGAGACGATTTACCAATGGCCTGCATTCAAGCGCTGGCAGCAGGCAGGTTTAGAGGAAGGTTGA